In one window of Onychomys torridus chromosome 5, mOncTor1.1, whole genome shotgun sequence DNA:
- the LOC118584497 gene encoding metallothionein-4, giving the protein MDPGECTCMSGGICICGDNCKCTTCSCKTCRKSCCPCCPPGCAKCARGCICKGGSDKCSCCP; this is encoded by the exons ATGGACCCTGGGGAATGCACGTGTATGTCCG GAGGGATCTGCATCTGCGGAGACAATTGCAAATGTACAACCTGCAGCTGTAAAACCTGCCGTAAAA GTTGCTGTCCCTGCTGCCCCCCAGGCTGTGCCAAGTGTGCCCGGGGCTGCATCTGCAAAGGGGGCTCAGACAAGTGCAGCTGCTGCCCCTGA